From the genome of Rhizophagus irregularis chromosome 29, complete sequence, one region includes:
- a CDS encoding Ubiquitin-conjugating enzyme spm2 variant 2, whose product MSDWNGTIIGPPGTIHENRIYSLKLYCDDNYPNNPPIVHFISRINLPCVNQHSGKVESSRLSCLSQWKSSNSLEDILVDLRREMANAVNKKLPQPPEGSTF is encoded by the exons ATGAGTGATTGGAATGGCACGATCATAGGACCTCCTGGA ACTATTCACGAGAATCGTATTTATAGTTTGAAACTTTATTGTGATGACAATTATCCTAATAATCCACCAATTGTTCACTTCATTTCGAGAATTAATTTACCATGTGTCAATCAACATTCGGGAAAA GTTGAATCTTCCAGATTAAGTTGTTTATCTCAGTGGAAAAGTTCTAATTCTCTTGAAGACATTCTAGTAGATCTACGCCG tgAAATGGCCAATGCAGTCAATAAGAAATTACCTCAACCTCCAGAAGGTTCTACTTTTTga
- a CDS encoding Ubiquitin-conjugating enzyme spm2, whose translation MAKVPRNFKLLEELEKGEKGIGDGTCSYGLSNGEDIFMSDWNGTIIGPPGTIHENRIYSLKLYCDDNYPNNPPIVHFISRINLPCVNQHSGKVESSRLSCLSQWKSSNSLEDILVDLRREMANAVNKKLPQPPEGSTF comes from the exons ATGGCTAAAG TTCCACGTAATTTTAAACTACTTGAAGAACTCGAAAAAGGTGAGAAAGGGATTGGAGATGGTACTTGCAGTTACGGTCTTTCAAACGGTGAAGATATATTTATGAGTGATTGGAATGGCACGATCATAGGACCTCCTGGA ACTATTCACGAGAATCGTATTTATAGTTTGAAACTTTATTGTGATGACAATTATCCTAATAATCCACCAATTGTTCACTTCATTTCGAGAATTAATTTACCATGTGTCAATCAACATTCGGGAAAA GTTGAATCTTCCAGATTAAGTTGTTTATCTCAGTGGAAAAGTTCTAATTCTCTTGAAGACATTCTAGTAGATCTACGCCG tgAAATGGCCAATGCAGTCAATAAGAAATTACCTCAACCTCCAGAAGGTTCTACTTTTTga
- a CDS encoding uncharacterized protein (SECRETED:cutsite_ATA-QE; SECRETED:prob_0.5619); SECRETED:SignalP(1-26), whose product MTKRLLIIALFGLLLALACVLGQATAQEATDDAQAAKDGETKAKEAAPKLPVEETPVKAPVKEINLPKEVAKGKTKSSNVGKGKAKGKGKKSPPTPPNGQTETPTVAPDNSTVPVPTNPAAPANSTEPIVPNAKDPKAKAKAPKVPIGKTVQSPTPVGKQTTPTQSKYQPPTPPAPPAPPAPPAPPAALPSTAPIPDNAQSPPPNVPAPETPENSDSESPQTVKIVKEQNPQTTTVVTVIKKQDQAIEQNDTSAARRNENSIQLGISLIFVVLGANFIA is encoded by the coding sequence ATGACGAAGCGACTACTAATTATTGCACTTTTTGGTTTACTGCTAGCTTTGGCTTGTGTACTTGGCCAAGCTACAGCACAAGAAGCAACAGATGATGCTCAAGCAGCAAAGGATGGCGAAACAAAAGCCAAAGAAGCCGCTCCAAAGCTGCCTGTTGAAGAAACCCCTGTTAAAGCTCcagtaaaagaaattaatttaccaAAAGAAGTCGCCAAGGGTAAAACCAAATCATCTAATGTTGGTAAAGGTAAAgcaaaaggaaaaggaaaaaaaagtcCTCCAACACCTCCAAATGGCCAAACAGAAACTCCAACTGTAGCACCAGATAATTCAACTGTGCCAGTACCAACCAATCCAGCCGCTCCGGCTAATTCGACTGAACCAATTGTTCCAAATGCTAAAGATCCAAAGGCAAAAGCAAAAGCACCAAAAGTTCCAATAGGAAAAACTGTGCAATCACCAACTCCGGTAGGAAAACAAACTACACCAACTCAGTCTAAATATCAACCCCCTACTCCACCTGCCCCACCTGCCCCACCTGCCCCACCTGCTCCACCTGCTGCTCTTCCTAGCACTGCTCCAATTCCCGATAACGCTCAATCACCTCCTCCTAACGTCCCGGCTCCCGAAACTCCCGAAAATTCTGATTCTGAATCTCCACAAACCgttaaaattgtaaaagaaCAAAACCCACAGACTACTACTGTTGTAACAGTTATTAAAAAGCAAGATCAGGCTATAGAACAAAATGATACTTCTGCTGCCCGAAGGAATGAAAATTCTATCCAATTAGGAATTTCTCTTATATTTGTAGTTCTTGGAGCTAACTTTATAGCCTAA